One genomic segment of Mycolicibacterium chubuense NBB4 includes these proteins:
- a CDS encoding transglycosylase domain-containing protein, with product MGGRPQHRADVPPRRPATGGGAHRPPVPGPPGGGGAPDDRRTRVLPPVRDERPPQLRDPIDAVKRALDGTPPKQPPPRPPGRPPGGGGGGGGPTGSGPHGPTPSLRHQVNWKWVRRGLIAMAVVLIVLPLLTFGMAYMIVDVPKPGDIRTAQVSTILASDGSEIAKIVPPEGNRVDVKIDQIPVHVRDAVMAAEDRDFYSNPGFSVTGFARAFKNNLFGGDLQGGSTITQQYVKNAFVGDARSGIGGLIRKAKELVISTKMSSEWSKDQVMESYLNIIYFGRGAYGVAAASKAYFNKPVEQLDVAEGALLAALIQRPSALDPAVDPEAANKRWNWVLDGMVEIGALSKQDRAKQVFPPTIPPDAASTQNQTTGPDGLIERQVTSELMDIFNISEQQLNTEGLQITTTIDPKAQAAAEDAVSKYMDGQDPDMRTAVVSIDPKTGGVKAYYGGSDANGFDFAQAGLPTGSSFKVFALIAALEQGMGLGYQVDSSPVTVDGIKITNVEGEGCGTCNIAEALKRSLNTSYYRLMLKLKNGPQDVADAAHKAGIAESFPGVEHTLSEDGKGGPPNNGIVLGQYQSRVIDMASAYATIAASGVYHKPHFVQKVVNADGKVLFDAGQEDNSGEQRIDKAVADNVIAAMQPIAGYSRGHALAGGRPSGAKTGTNQLGDTDANRDAWMVGYTPSLSTAVWVGTTEGTKPLENKWGSPVYGSGLPSDIWKATMDGALEGTDNESFPKPEEVGGYAGVPQPPPPPKTTVAPVPSQTVIQPTLEVAPGITIPWGPPTTVPNAPPGAPAPVGAPPGPEGVPGGPAPGPGVPAPAGPAPGLPPPPP from the coding sequence CTGGGCGGCAGACCCCAGCATCGAGCGGACGTCCCGCCGCGGCGTCCGGCCACCGGCGGCGGCGCTCACCGTCCGCCCGTCCCGGGACCGCCCGGTGGCGGTGGCGCGCCGGACGACCGCAGGACCAGGGTGCTGCCGCCGGTCCGCGACGAGCGGCCACCGCAACTGCGCGACCCGATCGACGCCGTGAAGAGGGCGCTGGACGGCACGCCGCCGAAGCAGCCCCCTCCGCGTCCGCCCGGCCGGCCACCCGGCGGTGGCGGTGGCGGTGGCGGGCCGACCGGGAGTGGGCCGCACGGACCGACGCCGAGCCTGCGTCACCAGGTCAACTGGAAATGGGTGCGTCGCGGGCTGATCGCGATGGCCGTCGTGCTGATCGTGCTGCCGCTCCTGACGTTCGGGATGGCCTACATGATCGTCGACGTGCCCAAGCCCGGTGACATCCGCACCGCACAGGTGTCGACGATCCTGGCCAGCGACGGCAGCGAGATCGCCAAGATCGTCCCGCCCGAAGGCAACCGTGTCGACGTCAAGATCGACCAGATTCCCGTGCACGTGCGGGACGCGGTGATGGCCGCCGAGGACCGCGACTTCTACTCCAACCCCGGCTTCTCGGTCACCGGCTTCGCCCGGGCCTTCAAGAACAACCTCTTCGGCGGTGACCTGCAGGGCGGCTCGACGATCACCCAGCAGTACGTGAAGAACGCCTTCGTCGGCGACGCCCGTTCCGGCATCGGGGGCCTGATCCGCAAGGCCAAGGAGTTGGTCATCTCCACCAAGATGTCCAGCGAGTGGTCCAAGGACCAGGTGATGGAGTCCTACCTCAACATCATCTACTTCGGCCGCGGCGCGTACGGGGTCGCCGCCGCCTCCAAGGCCTACTTCAACAAACCCGTCGAGCAGCTCGACGTGGCCGAAGGCGCCTTGCTCGCCGCGCTGATCCAGCGACCGTCGGCACTCGACCCGGCCGTCGATCCGGAAGCGGCCAACAAGCGCTGGAACTGGGTGCTCGACGGAATGGTGGAGATCGGCGCGCTCTCGAAGCAGGACCGCGCCAAGCAGGTCTTCCCGCCGACGATCCCGCCGGACGCGGCCAGCACGCAGAACCAGACCACCGGTCCCGACGGGCTGATCGAACGCCAGGTCACCAGCGAGCTGATGGACATCTTCAACATCAGCGAGCAGCAGCTCAACACCGAGGGTCTGCAGATCACCACCACCATCGACCCGAAGGCGCAGGCGGCCGCCGAGGACGCCGTCTCCAAGTACATGGACGGCCAGGATCCGGACATGCGCACGGCGGTCGTGTCGATCGACCCGAAGACCGGCGGCGTCAAGGCCTACTACGGCGGATCCGATGCCAACGGCTTCGACTTCGCCCAGGCGGGGCTGCCCACCGGGTCGTCGTTCAAGGTGTTCGCGTTGATCGCCGCGCTGGAGCAGGGCATGGGGCTGGGCTACCAGGTCGACAGTTCGCCCGTGACCGTCGACGGCATCAAGATCACCAACGTCGAGGGCGAGGGCTGCGGAACCTGCAACATCGCCGAGGCGCTGAAGCGCTCGCTGAACACCAGCTATTACCGGCTGATGCTGAAGCTGAAGAACGGGCCGCAGGACGTCGCCGACGCCGCGCACAAGGCGGGCATCGCCGAGAGCTTCCCCGGTGTGGAACACACGCTCTCCGAGGACGGCAAGGGCGGCCCGCCGAACAACGGCATCGTGCTGGGCCAGTACCAGTCCCGCGTCATCGACATGGCGTCGGCGTACGCGACGATCGCCGCGTCGGGCGTCTACCACAAGCCGCATTTCGTGCAGAAGGTCGTCAACGCCGACGGCAAGGTGCTCTTCGACGCCGGCCAAGAGGACAACAGCGGCGAGCAGCGCATCGACAAGGCCGTGGCCGACAACGTCATCGCCGCCATGCAGCCGATCGCGGGTTACTCGCGAGGGCACGCGCTGGCCGGCGGACGCCCGTCGGGCGCCAAGACCGGCACCAACCAGCTCGGTGACACCGACGCCAACCGCGACGCGTGGATGGTGGGGTACACGCCCTCGCTGTCGACCGCGGTGTGGGTGGGCACGACCGAGGGCACCAAACCGCTGGAGAACAAGTGGGGCTCGCCGGTCTACGGCTCGGGCCTGCCGTCCGACATCTGGAAAGCCACGATGGACGGCGCCCTCGAGGGCACCGACAACGAGTCGTTCCCCAAGCCCGAGGAGGTCGGCGGCTACGCCGGCGTCCCGCAACCGCCGCCTCCGCCGAAGACGACGGTGGCTCCGGTACCGTCGCAGACGGTGATCCAGCCGACGCTCGAGGTCGCGCCCGGGATCACGATTCCGTGGGGTCCGCCGACGACGGTGCCCAACGCGCCTCCGGGCGCACCCGCGCCCGTCGGGGCTCCGCCGGGGCCTGAAGGCGTGCCCGGCGGACCCGCGCCCGGGCCCGGTGTTCCGGCGCCCGCTGGTCCGGCGCCCGGCCTGCCGCCTCCGCCCCCGTGA
- a CDS encoding DUF5318 domain-containing protein, with protein MRLQRQVVDYALRRRSLLAEVYSGRTGVSEVCDANPYLLRAAKFHGKPSSVMCPICRKEQLTLVSWVFGDHLGAVSGSARTAEELVLLATRYDEFSVHVVEVCRTCSWNHLVKSYVLGAVPPPKGSGRTRRTQTARSNARTASE; from the coding sequence GTGCGATTGCAGCGACAGGTGGTGGACTACGCCCTTCGGCGACGGTCCCTGCTGGCTGAGGTCTATTCGGGACGCACCGGCGTCTCGGAGGTCTGTGACGCCAATCCCTATCTGCTGCGCGCCGCGAAGTTCCACGGCAAGCCCAGCTCTGTGATGTGCCCGATCTGCCGTAAGGAGCAGCTGACGTTGGTGTCGTGGGTTTTCGGTGATCACCTGGGTGCGGTGTCCGGGTCCGCACGCACCGCAGAAGAGCTGGTCCTGCTGGCGACCCGGTACGACGAGTTCTCCGTACACGTGGTGGAGGTATGCCGCACGTGCAGCTGGAATCACCTGGTCAAGTCGTATGTGCTCGGAGCGGTGCCGCCCCCCAAGGGGTCCGGCAGGACGCGCCGCACCCAGACCGCGCGCAGCAACGCGCGCACCGCCAGTGAATAG
- a CDS encoding DUF1707 SHOCT-like domain-containing protein — protein MASGTSARRTSSTRAKDSDRTATCQVLDTALSEGQLSMAEHGERVKSATNAATLGELQDLVSDLQTSRSPVELSTPARRRLPALRGDAQGWGIRAAMAAVLVVLGVAIGWGLYGNTPSPLNFTSDPGAKSDGIPAQVLTPPRQLHSLGGLTGLFGQMRQKFGDTRGYRLTIYPDYASLERPDPTEPRRALSYSYRGGWDDPTETSAGSDARVVDLGAFDIPKLVGILRGAPETLGINPAEVKTTYVSIDPNGDMTAPPDSIEISIYVSPTFGNSGYIELAGDGTIKRINYPNQ, from the coding sequence GTGGCTTCGGGGACCTCGGCACGGCGGACGTCGTCGACGCGGGCAAAGGACAGCGATCGCACCGCCACCTGTCAGGTACTCGACACCGCCCTGTCGGAGGGCCAGCTGTCGATGGCCGAGCACGGCGAGCGGGTGAAGTCGGCCACCAACGCCGCGACGCTCGGGGAACTACAGGACCTCGTGTCGGACCTGCAGACCTCCCGATCCCCCGTCGAACTGTCCACCCCGGCCCGACGCCGGCTGCCCGCCCTGCGCGGGGATGCTCAGGGGTGGGGCATTCGCGCCGCGATGGCCGCCGTGCTGGTCGTCCTCGGCGTGGCGATCGGCTGGGGCCTCTACGGCAACACACCGTCGCCGCTGAACTTCACCTCCGATCCCGGCGCCAAGTCCGACGGCATCCCCGCCCAGGTCCTCACGCCCCCGCGGCAACTCCACTCGCTGGGTGGGCTGACGGGCTTGTTCGGGCAGATGAGGCAGAAGTTCGGCGACACCCGGGGCTACCGCCTGACGATCTATCCGGACTACGCGTCGCTGGAGCGTCCGGACCCCACCGAGCCGCGCCGTGCACTGAGCTACTCCTACCGCGGCGGGTGGGACGACCCGACGGAGACCAGCGCGGGCTCCGATGCGCGGGTGGTGGATCTCGGCGCGTTCGACATCCCGAAGCTCGTCGGCATTCTCCGGGGCGCTCCCGAGACGCTGGGCATCAACCCGGCCGAGGTGAAGACCACCTATGTCAGCATCGACCCGAACGGCGACATGACCGCGCCGCCGGACAGCATCGAGATCAGCATCTATGTCTCGCCCACATTCGGGAACAGCGGCTACATCGAGCTGGCCGGCGACGGAACCATCAAGCGCATCAACTACCCGAACCAGTAG
- a CDS encoding PadR family transcriptional regulator has translation MLELAILGLLLESPMHGYELRKRLTGLLGAFRAFSYGSLYPALRRMQADGLIVEDAAPEGTVKVRRARRVYQLTDAGKQRFTELVADTGPQNFSDDGFGVHLAFFNRTPAEARVRILEGRRRQVEERREGLREAIARASSSFDRYTRQLHQLGLESSEREVTWLNELIAAEKSAQGRAEQT, from the coding sequence ATGCTCGAGCTCGCCATCCTGGGCCTGCTCCTGGAGTCGCCGATGCACGGCTACGAGCTGCGCAAGCGACTGACCGGCCTGCTCGGCGCGTTCCGTGCGTTCTCGTACGGTTCCCTGTATCCGGCGCTGAGGCGGATGCAGGCCGACGGGTTGATCGTCGAGGACGCCGCGCCTGAAGGCACCGTCAAGGTCCGCCGGGCGCGCCGGGTGTATCAGCTCACCGACGCAGGTAAGCAGCGTTTCACCGAGCTGGTCGCCGACACCGGCCCGCAGAACTTCTCCGACGACGGCTTCGGAGTCCATCTCGCCTTCTTCAACCGCACACCGGCGGAAGCCCGCGTGCGGATCCTGGAAGGCCGTCGCCGTCAGGTCGAGGAGCGTCGCGAGGGCTTGCGTGAAGCCATCGCGCGGGCCAGCAGCTCGTTCGACCGGTACACCCGCCAGCTTCATCAGCTGGGTCTGGAGTCCAGCGAGCGGGAAGTCACGTGGCTCAACGAGTTGATCGCGGCGGAGAAATCGGCGCAGGGACGTGCCGAACAGACTTGA